TCAGTCAGTCAGATTAGAACGAGTCATTTTGAACTCCTGTCAGTGATTGCATATGTTCTGTGTATTAGCCAGTTAATTCACTTGAGTTTTCCGACCAAAACCTGATGTTTTACACTCTTCTGAATCATACTTGTTTACTACTACATATTGCAGCTTCAATCATAAAACCGGGGAGGAAGATGTTCATTTCACCGCTGAGTTACCTCACAGTGAATCTGATTCAGAAGCTGATGAAACTGACAACAGTGATGCTGCTAGTGCAGCCACTGATGAAGAAGACGAGACGTCCAGTAAAAACTCTACCTCCCCTGAGCAATCTCTGGAGGATGAAAACACTGACGAAGaagccaaagaagaagaagactcttcCATGTTGCAAGACGATGTATCCAGTTTAGAAATGATCATGGTGAAGAACGTCCCAGCAGGAGCCGAGGTATGTATGGTTTTATTCATCTTTCAAACTCTTGATCTCATTCACATTGATgctattataatttttctttgttaGGTATACAACACATACGGTTTGATAGGTAACGCTGCGTTACTCCACAGATACGGATTCACAGAACTCGACAATCTCTACAACATTGTAAACATAGATCTCGACCTAGTAACCGAGTGGAGCACATCCTCATTCACAACCCGGTACACTCGAGCCAGACTCGCCTTGTTTAAAAAGCTAGGCTACAACTCAGAGTACTTCGAGGTCTCTTCAACCGGAGAACCCGAAACCGAGCTCCTGATGCTACTCAACATCCTCCTCTTACCAGACGACACATACAACAAACTCGACCTAGCGTTAACAGGAGATTGCGTCTCTAAAGAAGGGAGAGAGATAACGATCGGGAAACACAAGGTTAAGTTCGGAGAGAGTTGCAGCAGCGACGTGCTTCTCACGGATGGTGTGTGTGAGGCTCTTCTTGCTATTGTGGATAAGAGAGAGGGTTTGTATGGGACGTCGAGCTCTTTGGAGGATGATGTTGTTAAGGTGGAGAGCTGTGTTCTTCCGAGAGATAGGAGGTTGTATCATTCGCTTGTGTTGCGTGTGAGTGAGAGGAGGATTCTTGAGAAGCTTAGGAGTAATGTTCGTGAGAGACTCGGCGAGGTCTCCGGCGGGAAACGCCGGAAGAAGATGAACTCTAAATCTTAGCACGTGCGTTATTTACTTTCTTGAAAATTTTCAGTTTAGTCCCCCcaagttttgattttatttcaaTTTGTTCCCGTAACATCGAATTTTATCTGCAAGAGCTTCTTTTTGTCCTATTTATAGAAGAAACCTTTAGTATAAAAAAAAGCAAGTAAAGGAATGTTTTTTCTCGTGAGTAAATTGAGTAACCTTCCGGCGGAAGCAAGGAGAGCGTGACAAAAAGCCGGCGACTGTCAGAGTGGCATAATTGTAAATACAGTGAAGTCTAGGGGTGATTAGATAAAAGGACACGTGGCACATGAGAGAAAAAAGGATTTTATTACAGAACTTATTATTACAGAGGCTAAGACCAACCGCAACGGTCGGTTTATTGAGTCCTTAGCTCGCGGTTTTAggaaaaatagaattaaaaaaatttaattaagtaCGGTTTATTAAGGACCGTAACTTAATTAGAAGGCTGGAAGGATTGAATCCTTACCGACGTGTCATCCCTTCCCCGGTTCGATGTCGGGATGAATTTGGTtcagggaaaaaaaaaattaaacgcgaaggagattaaaaaaaaaaaagctccgGGCGATCGAAGAGGCGACAGACGACTTGGTGATATCGAAGGTAAATCGAAGCCTCCTATCGTTCGTTTATGGATTTGTTTTGGTCGGATGTTGTTCTCCtcgagatttagggtttcttttcagttttaaatcgatttggggataTTTCGATTGAAGTTAGGGTTTCGAATGATTTGGGGATGACGATTCGAATTGATTAGGCTTTGAATACGATTTTGTTTTCCTTCGATTGATTTAGTATTGATGTTTAATTTCCATCTTATTCTCTCAGGTTACGGAATCATGGGCCAAGATTATAGCTATAGCCAACCGTCGTCTTCAGAAGTGAGTTTAACTTGGCTTCTTCAAGAAGAAGCAGATGTGTATGCCGATGAAGCTCAGAGTAGGTTGAACCTTCAAGTCCCTGTTCAGTACGTTCCTCAACCTGATGTCGAAGAAGGAATCCCGAAGACATGTTACTGTGGTGGTGACCCTGTAGTCGCAACATCTTACACACCGAGAGATCCAGGGAGAAGGTATTTCACATGTCAGAACGTAGACGACGACGACTGCCATGTTTGGAAGTGGTGGGATGTGGCCGTTACGGAGGAGTTGAGTGACATTCAGACACAACTTAGGCAGCTCAAGGACCAAGGTAACGAGAGTGAGGAGAAAGTGGTTAAGCTTAAGGAGACAGTTTGTGAGCTAGCTAAGAAGAATTCAGGGGTTACCACGGGCTTCCACTTGCTTTGTTGTTTAATTGGTGGTCTCGTAATAGCTCTCCTGCTTATGTGTCTGCCGGGTTAGTTCTATACTTGTGCTTGTGTTTAGTGTTTCTTAAGTTATTTAAAAGCTTTTAACTGTTTCGTGTAATGTGTGATCAGGGGCAGGGTCCAAGATGGAAACATCACTTAAAAACAAACTAATGTCTGAGATGTTACAGTAAGGTATGTTTATAgttttgaatataaacatacCTTAAAAACAAACTAATGTCTGAGATGTTACAGTAAGGTATGTTTATAGTTTTGAATATAATTTCACTTGCAGGGTCACGGGTGCATTTTAGACTTGTCAAATTTTGAGGACATGTGAAGCCAGCTCACGGGTGAAGTAAGCTCACGGGTTCCTCTGTCATGACTTGTCCTTTCATCTCTAATTTGGCCTTATGTACTTCTATAAGTTGGCGTAAAGCCTCGGTTTAGGTAGCACTTGTAGTTCACTTGTTTCTTTAGCTTTCTGTGTACTTGAAAACCGTTGTATTGGCGTGAAGCCTCGGCTTGTATTGACATAACTCCAGCACTTTGTATCAGTTGTAAGCAGGTACTTGTTTCTTTGTTATCTATGTATGGCTTGTGGTTCTTTCGGATTGTATTAATGTGATCAGCTTCGTGTATCGCTTGtgaattttaaacaaatttaaataaaaaaaattacaaagcaTATGAAACTCACTTGagaattttaaacaatttaaaaaaaaaaaattacaaagcaTATGGAACTCACTTGagaattttaaacaatttaaaaaaaaaaattacaaagcaTATGTCTTCACttgtgaattttttaaaaaaaaattttacaaagAATATGTCTTCACTTGtgaattttaaacaatttttaaaaaatatatacaacatTTTAGCAAACTATTTAGATAACAGAAGTCTTCACTTGTAAAATTTACAACACAagtgtttttttaaacaaaaaattaattaacaatcttCATTTTCAGTGAAGGATTACGaagtaaacacacaaaatgtcatcatcttcatccgaCGAACTCGAAGAAAGACTAGAAGAAGTTTTTGACGACATTTTGGAGGACACATACAACAACATAGTGGAGTCCCATCACAATAACCCAGTTAGACGTCTTTATATAGAACGCGATCGAGAAACGGGACACGaacgtttatggaatgattactTCTGCGAGAATTCGACTTTTCCCCCCAACTTATTCAGACGTCGTTTCCGCATGAACAAAGACTTATTCATGCATATTGTCCATCGCCTTTCAGAGGACGTCCCTTTCTTTCGTCAGTCAAGAGATGCAACCGGGAGGCCCGGTCTTTCTCCACTACAAAAATGTACGGCTGCTATTCGTCTCCTCGCTTATGGTTCTGCAGCTGACGCAGTTGACGAGTATCTTCGACTTGGTGAATCCACGGCACTTTTGTGTTTACATAAGTTCACAGAAAACATAATACGGttatttggagatgagtatctacgaagacCAACTCcagaggatcttcaacgactacttGATATTGGAGAGATACGCGGCTTTCCTGGAATggtaggaagcatcgattgtatgcattgggagtggaaaaattgtCCAACCTCTTGGAAAGGACAATACACACGTGGATCCGGAAAACCGACAATTGTCTTGGAGGCAgtagcttcacaagatctttggatatggcacgctttTTTTGGTTCTCCAGGTACTTTGAACGATATTAACGTCCTTGAtcgatcacctgtttttgatgacattttacaaggtcgagcacCAAGAGTTCAGTACGTGGTCAACGGACACCAGTATGATTTGGCGTACTACCTCACAGACGGCATATATCCAAAATGGttaacatttatccaatctatctcCCTCCCGCAAGGTCCTAAAGCAGAGTTATTTGCTAAATGTCAAGAAGCGGCTCGAAAAGATGTTgagcgggcttttggagttttgcaagctcgatttgcgatTGTGAAAAACCCGGCTCTTACATTAGACAAGACGAAAgttgggaagattatgagagcatgtatcatactacacaatatgataATCGAATATGAACGAGACGGATACACTCAGTACAATATATCTGAgtttgaagaaggagatggaagcaGAAGTTCTCAGGTAGATATGTCCTACAGTACCGAGACGCCTACAAATCTCGATAATATGGTTGGCATTCGGACTCATGTTCGCGATAGGCGTATACATGAACAACTAAAAAACGATTTAATCGAAAATGTTTGGAACAAATTTGGTGatcaaaattaataattgttgTATGTTTCTTTTAATCATGAAATCAgtaattattgtatttttatatttttttatgcaataaatttttttttttttttttcaatttttaaaaaaatatattattattttattcctaaGGACTTCTGATTGGATAACACTATTGGACGTAAGATTAAGACAAtaatccttaactattcaaaagtaaaaaaataatactttttaacTCCTAAGGACTCCTAATACAAGTACAACAATGCATATGCTCTAAGgtgtttatttttctctttctttctttataacTTTTTGTTTGGTAACACAGCCAATGCTGTCAAAGTGTCAATAGAGTGTAACAGAGAGATTCTTCCAggttagctctctctctctctttcgtcTTCTTCTCTACAAAAACCAATCTCACCACAGCTTCATCTTCTCTCTAGGGTTTCTCGTCTTTCCTCCTTCGGATCTATCTGAGGTATGTAACTTATTGAGTTGGTTCTCGTAACCAAAGTTAACTGTGTCGCGaatctctttttatttattttttggtcgCCGAATTTCAGTTTTTGCTGTCGTGTTGTTGGATCATTTGGATCTGATTTGCTCAAAGCGTCGTCGTATAGAATGTGCATTAAGATTTTCCTTGGGATACATTTTGTAAGTTTGCTCTGTTATTTTCTGGATTCGATTTGTGGTTTTCGTGTCtcgtttttttttcctgtgatctggtttttgattaattttattcTGCTTGATTATCCATCTGAAAGATGTGTTGGTTTCTATAGATCGTTTGCATTGTACTTTTTCTTCGTGGTTTAACACATTCAGTGTCTATCCGTTGCGGCGGGATCGTGGTATGACtcattttagaaatattttttagctAGCTCGAAAGTGTTTTTGATTGAGCTACATTTTGTATAAAGACAGATCACAGTTTAGGTTCGAAGATTGTAGTGATgttttcatgagttagaatgtTGTAACCTTAAAAGGTCTAGTTTGTTGAGGTAAACATTGATTATTTCCTGTTTTGGTGAACCAtgtcttgtttttcttttttaattttctgaaaAGTGATCTATAAATTACATTTGGATCTTGTAGTATGCTCTGAGCTGAGATAAGCTTTGGAAAGTTAGGCatatagccaaaaaaaaaaaaaaaaactctttggtTTACCAACTTAAGCAACTAGTTAGCACGAGTTTGGTCACCAGCTCTCCTACTGTATTTATTTTGCAGGCTATTAACTAGTACCCTGACTCAGTAAGCTTTCAAACACGGCATAAAGAGATTGTGAGAATGTCTGGTCGAAACACTCATTGGTGCCACAGATGTCAACGTGGCGTCTACCTTCGCGGTCCAGATTCTCTCTGCACCTATTGCGGAGGAGGGTTTGTCGAAGAAATCGATGTATCTCCCTTTAGAGCTCACAGGGATCTCGAACGTGGTCCAACGTACGATCTCATGGAAGCTTTCTCAGCTTTCATGAGAAGCCGCTTAGCCGAAAGAAGCCACGACAGAGAACTCACGGGAAGAATCACCGCCTCttctggtggtggtggtggtggttccGAGAGCTTCTCAAGCATAGCTCCTTTCTTGATCTTCGGCGGCCAAGCTAACAACACTTCGGTCGAAGCCTTGCTAAACACCTCGCCTGGTGGTATCGGTATCACTCGTGGCGGCAACGTTAATGCTGGCGACTACTTTTACGGACCAGGTCTTGAAGAATTGATCGAGCAGCTCTCGTCTGGGACGACTCACCATCGAGGTCCACCGCCTGCAGCTAAATCATCTATTGATGCGTTACCAACGGTTAAGATCACGCAGAAGCATCTCAAGTCGTCGGACTCTCATTGTCCGGTTTGTAAAGAGGAGTTTGAGTTGAAGTCGGAAGTGAAACAGATGCCGTGTAAACATATGTATCATTCTGAGTGCATTGTTCCGTGGCTGGTTCAGCATAACACGTGTCCGGTGTGTCGTAAAGAGTTGCCGTCGAGAGGGTCGTCTTCAAGCACAGAGAGGGATCAGAATAGAAGGAGCAACAGAAGGAGGAACCTTTTCTCTAGTCTGTGGCCGTTCAGGTCGTCTAG
The window above is part of the Brassica napus cultivar Da-Ae chromosome C8, Da-Ae, whole genome shotgun sequence genome. Proteins encoded here:
- the LOC106367990 gene encoding E3 ubiquitin-protein ligase RZF1, with the translated sequence MSGRNTHWCHRCQRGVYLRGPDSLCTYCGGGFVEEIDVSPFRAHRDLERGPTYDLMEAFSAFMRSRLAERSHDRELTGRITASSGGGGGGSESFSSIAPFLIFGGQANNTSVEALLNTSPGGIGITRGGNVNAGDYFYGPGLEELIEQLSSGTTHHRGPPPAAKSSIDALPTVKITQKHLKSSDSHCPVCKEEFELKSEVKQMPCKHMYHSECIVPWLVQHNTCPVCRKELPSRGSSSSTERDQNRRSNRRRNLFSSLWPFRSSSSSSTQNRRDTSNTATAEEGGQYSHHHQLQHQQQHEQQSHMGYSGWPFDY
- the LOC106394202 gene encoding putative nuclease HARBI1 yields the protein MSSSSSDELEERLEEVFDDILEDTYNNIVESHHNNPVRRLYIERDRETGHERLWNDYFCENSTFPPNLFRRRFRMNKDLFMHIVHRLSEDVPFFRQSRDATGRPGLSPLQKCTAAIRLLAYGSAADAVDEYLRLGESTALLCLHKFTENIIRLFGDEYLRRPTPEDLQRLLDIGEIRGFPGMVGSIDCMHWEWKNCPTSWKGQYTRGSGKPTIVLEAVASQDLWIWHAFFGSPGTLNDINVLDRSPVFDDILQGRAPRVQYVVNGHQYDLAYYLTDGIYPKWLTFIQSISLPQGPKAELFAKCQEAARKDVERAFGVLQARFAIVKNPALTLDKTKVGKIMRACIILHNMIIEYERDGYTQYNISEFEEGDGSRSSQVDMSYSTETPTNLDNMVGIRTHVRDRRIHEQLKNDLIENVWNKFGDQN
- the LOC106367989 gene encoding ribosomal lysine N-methyltransferase 3, whose protein sequence is MASRRLIAFKKWMKANGVDCSDALDLVEDQNDAVSVKASRDLKEGDVVANISKTACLTVKTSGAREMIESAELDGPLALSVAIMYERGLGQESPWAGYLQILPFQEDLPLVWPLDELDSLLSGTEIHKDVKKDHGLVYEDWEENIVPLTPLLPENVDRGSFGIKEYLAAKSLIASRSFEIDDYHGWGMVPLADLFNHKTGEEDVHFTAELPHSESDSEADETDNSDAASAATDEEDETSSKNSTSPEQSLEDENTDEEAKEEEDSSMLQDDVSSLEMIMVKNVPAGAEVYNTYGLIGNAALLHRYGFTELDNLYNIVNIDLDLVTEWSTSSFTTRYTRARLALFKKLGYNSEYFEVSSTGEPETELLMLLNILLLPDDTYNKLDLALTGDCVSKEGREITIGKHKVKFGESCSSDVLLTDGVCEALLAIVDKREGLYGTSSSLEDDVVKVESCVLPRDRRLYHSLVLRVSERRILEKLRSNVRERLGEVSGGKRRKKMNSKS